A stretch of DNA from Nitrospira sp. KM1:
GATGCGAGGATTTGTAATCGGCGCTCGAGTGCAACAGCCTGCGGATCCTTTTCAGACTTTCCCTTCAATGCCGTCAGCTCAGTCTGCAGCCTATCCGATTGTTGCTCTCGCTGTTGCAGTTTCGCTCGGGCCTGCTGCGCCTGAGCGACGCGATCGTTCAATTCGAGCCGCAGGACAACGACGTCGCCGTTCACCCGTTGTACCTCGCTGCTCAGTTTCTTGATTTCTTGATCCTTCCCAACAACGGCCCGTTCGAGTTCCTCGATGCGCTTGGCCGCTTGCCCGTCTGGCTGCCACGTTCTGGCCAGACCGGAGAGGGCCGATTCGCTCAGCCCGGAGGCGCGCGCAAACCATTTGGAAGCCTCACTCGGATCTTTCGCCACACCGAGTCCTTGTTCATACAGGCGGCCCAGCCCGATCGCCGCACGCTTGTCCCCCTGATCGGCGGACTTGCGATACCATTTCGCCGCCTGGTCATAATCCGGAATGCCGCCTTGGCCTCGTTCGTAGATCGTGGCAGCGTAATATTGTGCTTCAGCCGACCCTTTCTCCGCCTCGCCCAGCCAGATTTTCAGCGCCGATCGATAGTCGGCTCGATCGGCGGCGACATATTCGCCGCCGCGAATGGCACAGTCCTCTCGAGTCGTCCGAACCGGCCGTCGTTCCGTCACATAGGTGGACATGGTTCCGAGCTGGCGGATCTGTCCCGGCAGCAGGCAGTCGACGACTTCGTAGTCATCGGAATTCCCCGGCGCGCTGACGGCACTTGCGACCGAACTCGAGGAGTCGAGGGGAGGAGCCTCCGTTTTACAGGATGAGAGCAGCCCCACCATGACGGCGGGAAGGATGATGCGTGCGGTTGATTTGACGGAAAGGAAGGTCATAGGAAGTCGCGCACAAACATGATCTCTTTTCGTGGCCCATACCCAGCACTTACATCCGGAACAGCGGTGATTCCAGCGCCATTGCAGGGGGCAGATAGTCTACCTATAATACGGCGCCTGCGCCAGGGGGCTAGCGAGTGCGTGAGATCACGTCACCGTGAACGTTCAGCACCGTGGCATCGACTCACCGTGGGCACGCGTCACATTCAAAGGAGGAAGCAGATGGATATCCCTCACCAGTGCGACAGCAGGATGACTCTGGCTGTATTGCGATCGTCCATCAGAGGAATCGCCTGCGCGCTTTGCCTCGGCCTTTTCTTTCCAATCACCGCACAGGCACAGGTACTGAACCAGCGCGTCAATCAATTGCTGTCGAATAACTGTTCAGAACTGCTCAGAGGAGATTCCTCCAATGTATTGGGAACCAATCTCCAGGCAGCCTGTACGTCGGCGCCAGGTGTGACTGGTTCCGGCAATTCGAACGGAGGCGGGGCGGCGACCATCCAAACCGCGGCCATTTCGATTCTCAACCGCAACCTGATGTCCCGTCTCGACGACATCAGAAATGAAAGCACCGCGACAGCCGCGCAACCTTCCCAAATGATGGCGATGAATCCGTTCGGGCTGCTGTCGCCGGGAATGATCCGCGGTTTCGGCGCCCTGGCTCCCGTCAATCCAAGCGGAGACTCATCCAGTGCTGGTTTTGCCACCGGCAGTCACGGTCGCATGAAAGGGCTCGGATTGTTCGCGTCGGGCCTGGTCGAAGCGTTGAACCGCGACGTCACGACGTTCCAAGACGGATACAAATCGATGATTCTCGGGGTGACGGCCGGTGCGGACTATCGGTTCAATCAACGGACGGTTGCCGGTGTGGCGCTGAATTATGCCAATACGCACGGCGACCTCAAGAACGGAGGCGATTTCAACACGAACAGTTTTGGAGCCACACTGTTCACTTCCTACACGCCGACCGATCGGACCTTTATTCAGCTAACCGCCGGATACACCCACGACAACTATCTGGTGTCCCGCAACGCCCAGGCGTTCATCCCCGGATTGGCCGGCACGCCGGATCGCAATCTCAACGGCGTGGCATCGAGTTCATCCAATGGCAATATCATCCGGGTAACCGGATTGACCGGCTACGATCATCCGATCGGCATGTTTACTCTCGGACCACGTCTCGGTTTCAACTACACCAACACGCATATCGGCGATCACGCCGAAACGAGCGGCGGAGGCCTCGGTCTGAAATATGACGACCAATGGATCAACTCCGTGCAAAGTGTCGTCGGCATACAGGGTCAGGCGGCGGTGAGTACATCGGCGGGCGTTTTGGTGCCGCAAGTCAATGCGGACTACATCCATGAATTTGCCAACTCGCAACGTTTCATTACAGCCAACTTTGTCGAGGATCTGCGTCTGGACGCGACCCGGTTCACGTTCCAGAACGATGCACCAGTCCGAAATTACTTCAATGTCGGCACAGGTCTCATTATGGTCATGCGCAATGGCTGGCAACCCTTCATCAACTTCCGCGCCATGGTCGGAAACGAACAGTTCGAAAACTACGCCGGTACCGTTGGACTGAGAATGGAGCTGTAAGCACTATCCGCGGGCCTTCTTAGACCTCACGAACTATTGCCGGCATCGTCGGCTACCGGCTATAAGAATTCCTGCGCTGCCGCGCGTAAGCGGCTGATACACTGGAGGTGCTTCCATGCCAAAGACCGATGCCGGCGATCGCCGCGCGCTCAACGTCAAAGCCTTCGAACAAATGGACGACGCCGCGAACGTCCAGGATTATATGCACATCCTCGACGTCTTCGACGCACTCGACGGCATTCAACGACTCAAGAAGACCGCGATCGAACGAAGCCGGATCCGCCCTGGGATGTCGGTGCTCGACAACGGCTGCGGTATTGGACTGGAAACAGTCAAACTTGCCAAGCTCGTGGCCCCTTCAGGCAAAGTCGTCGGCATCGATCGAAGCCGCAAGTTCTTGGATGAAGCCCGGCAACGGCTGGCCAACCTCAATCTGCCGATCACCTACCAGCAGGGGGATGCGCAGCAACTGCCTTTCTCAGACCACACCTTCGATGTCTCAAGAAGCGAGCGTCTGTTTCCGTATCTCAGTGATCCGCAGCACGCGGCGAGTGAACTGGTCCGGGTGACGAAGCGGGAAGGATGTGTGTATCTGATCGAGCCGGACTTCGAGACGGTGACG
This window harbors:
- a CDS encoding autotransporter outer membrane beta-barrel domain-containing protein, translated to MDIPHQCDSRMTLAVLRSSIRGIACALCLGLFFPITAQAQVLNQRVNQLLSNNCSELLRGDSSNVLGTNLQAACTSAPGVTGSGNSNGGGAATIQTAAISILNRNLMSRLDDIRNESTATAAQPSQMMAMNPFGLLSPGMIRGFGALAPVNPSGDSSSAGFATGSHGRMKGLGLFASGLVEALNRDVTTFQDGYKSMILGVTAGADYRFNQRTVAGVALNYANTHGDLKNGGDFNTNSFGATLFTSYTPTDRTFIQLTAGYTHDNYLVSRNAQAFIPGLAGTPDRNLNGVASSSSNGNIIRVTGLTGYDHPIGMFTLGPRLGFNYTNTHIGDHAETSGGGLGLKYDDQWINSVQSVVGIQGQAAVSTSAGVLVPQVNADYIHEFANSQRFITANFVEDLRLDATRFTFQNDAPVRNYFNVGTGLIMVMRNGWQPFINFRAMVGNEQFENYAGTVGLRMEL
- a CDS encoding methyltransferase domain-containing protein, with the translated sequence MPKTDAGDRRALNVKAFEQMDDAANVQDYMHILDVFDALDGIQRLKKTAIERSRIRPGMSVLDNGCGIGLETVKLAKLVAPSGKVVGIDRSRKFLDEARQRLANLNLPITYQQGDAQQLPFSDHTFDVSRSERLFPYLSDPQHAASELVRVTKREGCVYLIEPDFETVTINLADRSLVRKILHFDCDHHTRNGWIGRELPRLLTSCGLVDVAVEASVVVFEPKSFSDYFLEIGRAAFQNQVISAQELKRWEDDIHRLLDTHELFCTISYFMAIGRVRKRSS